The Choristoneura fumiferana chromosome 5, NRCan_CFum_1, whole genome shotgun sequence region GAGGTGAAGGAAGAATCTAACCCAATCTCACGCGATGGAGAGGAAGGGTTTGGGAAaatattaaggatttttttCCCAAGAAACAGTACCAAACTGCGAGTGAATTTGTTTACTGACTAAAGTATAATTAGGTTGTCACTGCATAAGCATTCCAAGTATTCTGAGCTGGAGTGCTTATGACTTCGTTGTGGCTGCGGTTGAGACGGCTGGGCCGTGAGCTTCGTAGCGTGGTGCTTTTTAGTGAGTTGGGTCGTCGTTTGAGGGATCGTGGGTGTGATCCTCGTTCAGGGTCATGGCTTGTTCAGCAGGTCTCCATAGCCATTCAGAGGGGCAACGCTGCGGGCATAATGGGGACTTTTGGTTCTAGTTCGTCGCAGGGTGCGGGGGTTTTTTGAGGCTACTCGGGTTATAATTTCTGTTAGGCGTTGACTTAAGGAAAAAGTAAATGGGACatcaatttattaattcaacatttaactatgtattttaattgtcacaaatgtaaaaaaaatttgttgtttctttactaacattatatctatattttattttccataacATAAGCTGAGTTACGGATACGTTACCGGCCCTTtgagcctatacacgtcccactgctgggcacaggcctcttctcagaataagaAGGCTAGATAgagatcctactaatattataaatgcgaaatgtgtaaatgtgtgtgtgtgtgtgtgtgtgtgtgtgtgtgtttgttactccttcacgctacaAATGGACGGATCtggatgaaattcgatatgtaggtagctggacgtctggaataacacataggctactttttatcccgatattcccacgggatgggaaaaaatcttaaaatttcaaccgcagGTTTTATAGTCTTGAAATTggggacagttgttcttaacacaacctcaatgaagaccacgatataaatttcggAAACTCCCGGGGGGAAGTTTGTAAaataccggaatttcaattgtaactacctgatcgaatagtttacgcgtggtAAACTCTAGTATCTAAATTCCCAACACCCCTGCACTGCACTCACCACACGTATTTGTCCATCCAAAGCGCCTTGACCCCTCCGGCGTGGCTCGGCACGTCCAGCATATAAAGCGCTTTCTTCGCCGCGCGAAGGTACGCTGCGTCGCCGCTGCGGTGGAACGCGCGCGCCAGCAGCGAGATGCCGTGCCCCTGGCTCATCGCAGAGTGCCTGCGGGAGAATACCATCGGTATTACGAGTATTAACCACCGGCGCAATAACCCAACCTGagcttcgtttttttagcattagaaataaggtaagcgatcttgacgtgactttttattaaaaaacacttttgaaaaataagtcacagccaatagtaacaattagcaaggacatatgatcatttacatacatgcttttggtatcataagtaatagttactgttttttttttaaacgtttttcgtTTTTCGTTTGGGatttacggtgccacagacagacatttaaCAATGGTGGCCACACCATTTTCTATCATTTTTAGCATCCCCGCGTGCCCCCCCTGTCATACGTATTGCTATGATTTTTTTCGTTTCTGTGTCACCAACCGTCTGACCCCCCTTCTCCCGCAAATTTATGACTCTTTGGaggttaaaaagtaaaatcccgcaatttcaattcaactgataAACCTATGGTTTACGCATGCGAAACCGCGGGTGAACACTAGTTATATAACTTCTAAATGACGGGAGCAACTCATAAAACTTCTTTAACGTATCGATGCTCTGTTACACTCATCATTGCTGTAATAAAAATAGACTAATTGCTACAAGCGACAAGCAAATGGTCTTAATTGGTAGTAAACAAGATACATCATTCACGCGTCGACCCCTGAATTGATTTAATAGGGGCAGCAGATAGCGGTCCGATGTGAGAACTATGCTCATTAGATAGGGCTCCGAGATTGACACACTTCACACGTGTTACAGACACGAAATAAACccacttgcaaaaaaaaacgggcacctatggtttttgtattttatgtgcataAAAACTTACTTTCTATgcttcaatgcctaaaaatctgaaaaaacaTAGGTGCcttatttttttgcaagggggtttatttTCTAGAGATAGTTACTTAGAATAGAGAATATgcacgcattttttttattagttcaaATATGTTTGTTTGACAAACCGAGTTGTGGaagacttttttaaatatttaataagtttttgttgaaaattacTAAAAACAACGAAGCCATATctttttaaattgtcaattGGACAAAAAGATCCGTCTTGGACTCTGATGTCTTATGCTACGACGACTATAGAAAGACCTCTAAGGGCCTCCGCTAACTGGCACGGGTacacggagcgggcgcacgcccGCGGGTGCGGGTACAAATAAAATCCGTCACCTAGCACTACTCATATTATTCTCCAATACATTTGCTCAAAAAATTCACTTTCAAAGGATGTATACATGGCTCGTAAGTTCATTTTACCGCACTAGCGCGaatttattacagtttttttttaattctccattttaaaagtttacaagcaaatagttttaaatgtcaaaaataaactgaacgcgtcgaacctttgcctgataattttagctaacctaattaaaaacaaaactttcgCATGCGCGTTACTGacgcgccatttttgtaaaactttgcgttgttttgtttttatttttcaaatttgtgttattaattgcctattttctTACAAATGTATTGATAAACGTCGTATGATACACGGTTGGCAAGGTTTTACAAACTCGTGACGATGAAAACCCTCGCCTTGCGGCTCGGATTTATCACTCGTCAACTCATTCGTAAAACCTTACTtaccaacctcgtatcacaaataaatatttctataggCGTCCACTCCACACGCACCGTGCAAACCTTGTCAGCTACTGTAGGCCCGAAATGACTATTTCTTCCAAGTGGCGTTGAAGTCAATCGTAACGTGTCAGTGTCACTCACCAGCCGGGCTTGAGGTCGGCGAGGCCGGGCGCGATGCGCCGGCGCACGGGGATGGGCCAGCCGCCCGAGCGgccgcgctgccgccgcgccAGCCAGCGCGCCGCCGCGTAGAACTGCTCCATGTGCGCGCTCGTGCTGATGGTAAGGTTGTCCAGCGCGCCGTTGCCGCTCAGGATGATACTAGATATCTGTGTCGAGATAAAAACTGTTCAGTATCGTACGTTTCAGAGAAGTTTCGCTAACAATAAGtaaaataactgtttaacaCATTGAAATATGTCATCTTTCCTCGCTagataaacattttctttctttctttttaccAGATGTAGTAACTATTTAAGATCCAGACGTGGGACAccagttttattattttgttatttatttcaacattcttaaaattcttcattCAGTGAATAATTTTGTGCTTTATACTCGTAATGTACATTCGGCCGATATTCTTACGGCTatttgctggaaacacataaatctcgagtttgcgttaagctcagtttagtagtgtcaaaatgtatggaactgtcaagcttaagccaggtttaacgagtaaatctagatttattttttcctgcaagacagCCTAAGTGTCAacttgttctttataaagtacgcgaggtcTCACGAGGTTATCCCGACTGTTCGGATTGGTGGATTGTGTACCACTACCACTactatgagtttacagtgaccgtactcgatagcgacggcgtaaattatttgtatggagaattgtacagcgcccctacaaataatttacgccgtcgctatcaaCGTCGCGTAGTCGCGTGTCgcgtaaactcatggtagtggtactgtccCGCTATTGAATCGTTTACGTCCAAATGACCCGTTTACGTTATAAATAACCCAACCCTTTGCTTGCAGCTGTTAAAAGTTACCTTCTAAGATACACAACCAATAGTTCACCTCGCGCCATTGTCTGACCTtaaacttaaattgaaaatacaaactgaaatatagatgcacagaaaaaacagaaaaataagaccatcactgggaatcgaacccaggtcctcggtaatccgtaccgcgtgctataccgctacaccactgatggtcaaccaCCAGACCCGTCACTGGtagaccatcagtggtgtagcggtatagcacgcggtacggattaccgaggacctgggttcgattcccagtgatggtcttatttttctgttttttctgtgcatctatatttcagtttgtattttcaatttaggttttacgggatgaccaaaaaagtaaaaatttggaattgaaataaaaaatacaaaaagattccaaaaaaccaatcttgaccTTAAACTTGTTCCTCGGTGACTTGCGCTTGGGCCGGTCGAGCAGCGCCCAGCCCTTCTGCAGGTCCACGACGAGGTCCCGCGTCAGCCGCCGCCACGACGCCTCCGTGCCCACGCCGTGGTACACGTGCTCTTCCTGCGAGATCGACCACAGAACTTACAGAAGGTATAGCGATCTTAAGACCCGGTCCAGACGTCAGTTTCTATGGccatgtacacgaaaaacagggtcggtatttccatgtcggtactatccgggccgggaaagagtgtcaccctagCTCAAGTACCTCGGGAACGCGCGTAGGTAATCCATTAGAGAAACTGCTGTATTCTAAGTTTCTGACCTCGGATGCACAAATAGCTACCATCTGCCTGGATTATGCTATAGGTGAGCTGAATAGCAGACTAAGCAGTACACATTACTCGAAGAACTGATGGCCGCTGGTACTGTtatgatagaactcttcttaatgtataagttgatgtgtctactccaataattaagcgcgatagacttttattttctttaaaaaccgttaataaacattttaaatgatattgtaacggataactcacgtcttaaaccgagtttagctcgacatgtttcggactatttcgtagcccttcttctcaagAGCACGCGACTctgcggctgccgcaacacccacactacgcgccaccgccgctctgctcgcgcgactgtccgttacaatatcatttaatatgagtgagtctcacggtagtttcatgttcaaaataaacattttgttcatttttaaagaatataaaagtctatcacgaataattattacacgattagacacattaacttatatattaagaacagttaggggctgtttcaccatccattgattagtgttaagtgacagtttaatgtgatgccgcctctatttgttttgttcgaatagactgagacggcatcacatttaaccgtcacttaacactaatcaatagatggtgaaacagccccttaacattttaaattttcattcaatttttaatttatcgagcaaactaacaaaaatgcaacgttgccagctcagcaggtataaacgctcttaatcaatgagtggtgaaacgaaacagcccctaagtgttacaaaaaaaatatgcaaaaaagtTTTTCAGAAGATATTTAATAGTCCCTCACCTGAGCGTAAATCAGCTGTGTATTAGTAACATAATGCAAATAGGCAGTCTCTTTTCTCTCCTTGTTCTGCAGCACCACGGTGAGCGAGGAGTTAGGCCTCAGCAGCAAGTCCACGCCCAGCACGAAGTCCTGGCTGATGTTGACCTTCAACCACACCTGGCTGGAAGCCTGCTCGCTCGTCGAGAACTTTAAAACTTTCGATTGCGCCTTCACATCGAACTCTCTAGACATCGTAGCGTCCTTGCTTACAATCCAGTTTTCTAAATGCTTATCACTGTCTTCGATATAGCGTGTCCTCGGCTCGGGCTCTGTTAGATTCTTGCTGTAGTGAGACAGCCCGAACTGCGCTATTTGCGTGGGGTAATAGAAGCCCCGCGGTTCCCACTGGGTAGAGACGGGGACTCCCTCTATTCCACTGACGCACTTGACGCGGTCTCTCACTTCCACGTTGTAGTTTTCGAATGTGGTGAAGGTGCCGCGAGGGTCGTACTTTTTCTTCGGATGGTACACTTTGCTGTAGCTGTGCGACCATTCGAATTTCTCGATACCGTCTACTGATGATATTTTGCCGTAGATCTATTGGAACAAATAGCTTTTCAATACTAGATAATTTGCAGAGTAACACTAAAAGGAAACCTTGAACTATGAACGTATAGTATGTTACTAACGTCGGATCCGATATGTAACAGCTAcccacaaaataaatacttgaaattAATAGGACTAGGCCACTGTATCTTTATGCTATGTAAAACAGATCCTAGAAGACTACTTGTACAGAGCTGTAAGATTTACAAAAACAAGCAAGGCTTTCTTACACGGAGGGCCCAAAATAAAACGTAATTCTTAACATCCACATTACCAAATGCATGCACATGTCTTAGACGATTCTCACACGACGTAACCCGTCTCGCTCGACTAACAGTGCAGCTCGCTTTGACAGTCGCGTTCTATTAGTCGTTAATGAAATAAATGCCAAAAATTGTGTCCCAAGAAAATTACTGAAATTTACAGAAGGTTGCAGACCAGTTCCAAGCGTGTTGCCATGTGTGAATAAGACCTTTAACATCTGTAGCTTCATGTACGTACCTCGAAGTACTTGCGTATGAAGTTGAACGGGACATAGACGTCGTCGCGGTCGCGGCGGCACGCGATCGAGTACTCGCCGTTGATGGAGCACTCGATCTCAGCGCGCGCGCTGCGCTCCGTCAGCGCGTTGGACAGCATCGAGCCCACTGTGGACAAAGTACAGTCGCCTTCGCAAACATTGGAGCTACATAGGTGCTCAAAAATGAGTAGCACTTTCTTGTTATAGTGTAAGTGGGTCGCCAATCAACGCTCATCAATATGTTACTCAATGTTTATAATATGAAAACAGCTAGTACGTATATATAGCTTCTTTGTTCTCGATATCGGCAGCGGACAAACAATCTAAGGGCGCATCTAAAGGAACTGTTTCGGTCTTTCAAGTtgaaccagtttttttttaaagtccacTTATACCTGCGTTTTTTGAACGTTGTGCGTCTTGTCAGTGCCAGCGCGGCGTTGACTCAGCAGCGTCTTTCAAGCGTCAACGTTTCATTCATTAACTCCCACGCAGCTGCACCGTGATGACAGtaacgtttattttttatttcagacacTGAAACGTCTCGGCGTCGCTGCGAGAACATCGCTTTGACGCTACGTACGAAAGGCTCAGCTGAATTTGCGTCGTCGCTACGCTCGAAGGACGATAGTGTAAGCGGGGGAAGGATTGTAGactagagtttttttttttaacgagtTCAAGCAAGCAAGCGTGTTTAAGTTAGAGCCGTGGGCTGACCTGGCGGGCGGCTGAGCTCCCCGCAGCGCGTCCAGAACAGCGTGAGCGCGAGCACGGCGGCGCACAGCGCGCACAGCGCCACGCGCAGGTTCACGCGCACCGCCATCATACCCGCGCCCTGGCACACacgcatttattattatttatttgttttcaaaaaGGCATGTAGAGTCGAAACATTTGCTTCCTGACCCactgtagaacgttctcacagtaagtgtcataataaattcccttgtcaagcaatgcgatgtcactgtgaCGTTTTCTAAGAAAAGGTTCcccagtgggtcacgattcagtggGTTCGAGTGTACATAGTTTTAGTATACATCActtatttaatattacttaaactctTGTGAGACATATTggtaaaattactaaaataaacGAGGACTGCCACCGTCGTAAATGCACTCGCCTGTGTAAAATATCTTCCGAAAAGATTGAAAGTAGTCAGACCGTTGctgaattataatttataatggtGAGTTGAatcatttaatttagtattcAGTAGTTTTCACAGGATTATATAGATATTAGATAAGTCTTGCTGACACTGAATTACGACTAAGACTGCAGTTCAGTTTTCTTTGGAAAAATTATGCTTCAACCAAGATTGAATAATTGGCAGAGGCAATTTGCACCAATTGAGGTACTCACAATTACTTAATATGGCAACACTCAATTTGAAAAGACTATTCCTGAGATaaattgtttaacaaaatgAGTCATGTTCACGTCatgttacttgaataaatgaattaaattactattttaataattttgaaacTTGAACTGCAAGGTTTTATTAGCTCTATCAAgtttgtgtatattttatacagcCAGTTAGATGCCAATATCTTTTCATTTTGCAGGCATACTCaagatttttcaaattcatTGCATTTTTCACCATATTCCATTGTAGtaaggtaaataaaattatacttgtAATCTGTTTGTCAatgatatttatgtttttgttgagaCCTACTCAACTTAAACCATGTGTTACATCCATTAAGTCCCACCGAAATCTATGAACTTATGTCCAAAAGGCACTAGTTAGTACCAATGTTTGTAAgcacaacaaacaaacatcaaGTAAAACTAATTGATAATATTCCATGTCATGCACCAACTGTGCTAGCCAATTAGAAATAATTAGAGCAATTAGCAGTTAAAACTAGGCCAGACTGATAAGCAAATCTGTTAATTGGGGCTCAATATGGCATGTTCTGCGGAGAGATTAGATTGAAAGTAAAATCTGTATAACATGCTGgctgatttaaaattaaaatcagtgTGAGTTGCATTTGCACTCCTGGCATGCCAACTTCACTTTCTAGAATTAGAATGTGTACACATAGCGcttaataattacttttcaacAGGATTTGCAAATGACAAtcgaaatatttacattttgtaattAGGCCGCAAAGGGGTCTTTTACATGTCTCGggtctttttttaaataccatttttgtaaaaaccATAATTGCCAAGACAAATGTGCTGTAAGAAAATTGgcaaaaagcaattttttttaaataaaaattatgttacaaTTCTCTTACATATTAaagcaaaaaaagtaaagtgGCAAGTAGCCTTGTGGTGTCCAGTTTGTGGCCTAATAGGTATATTGTTCCAAGTCATACAGacgtaatttgaaaataaatgtttctccaTGTATGCTAATTGCTTGGGTTACTGTATAGGGTGAAGCATGCATTACAGAATGATGAGGAATTTGGTTAATTTTCCAACCtcaactatttctacttttggtaGGTATGATTAAAAAATAACGATAAACACTGTTGATAATAATTTTGTCCCTTACAAACCAATGTTTTGGGTTTGGTTGCATAGGATCCTGAatgaatttgtatgaaaaaaaaaacttctatagTGTATCGATTTTATTACTAAGTACTTTAAAATACTATGTTTGATAAtcattagatttttattttcatgctgtctcataaatattaaaacCTGTATAgcaaaatgataaaaattaattattaaaattgacaAGTTTGAGTAACAGTTCACACGTCATAGCAAAatgctaattaatttttagtaaaCATGAATAAATTAGCATACAAATAGTATGTGCAAACAATCATATTTTGTGTGTGACAGTTTATCTCGGCTTACTTGTAGCTTGtgaataataaaaacttttgggactctatgaataaaacaaatatcaaACTATAACTAAATCTATGTAAAAGAAATATGTGCCCACTTTCAATGAAGGTATCACTCTAAATAGTTATCGTCGCGCGATCTGAATAAATCAGTTGCTAATAATAGCTGCAGGACGATCCAAAAGCCCTTGCTAGCATTTTTGCGTAGGTGGAACGACAACGCAATGTTTAGAAACAAGCCACGATATCACTACGCTCCGCGCAAACTCTCGCTATGTTTTATGTTTACAAGAGGGCGTCAACGAAGCAAAAAAGTTAATAACAGAGCAGTTTCGTGTGATAATACTCACTTTGAACAAACCAGGGGCATTCCATCCGTGCCGATGTTGTTTGTTCAGCAATAGATGGGCACTTTTCATGAACACGATACGCACTCACATCATTTTAACGAATAAAActaggttttattttatctgtTCGTATTGTatggtatttaattaatttatgagCCCGCACTGATACAGTAGCTGGACACTGTTCCGTTTGTTCCGCTGGCTTTGAGACGTCTTCAGGCAGCTGTGTAGGTGTTTGACAGTTTGACAGCAGATGTCAAATTTTTAATGCGTTCCGTTCCATGCACAGCCCATTTTTACCTATgtttaatgaatatttatttaaaattcatgtatttacaatgtaggtaggtacgatatAATACGTACAAACGTTCTTGTACA contains the following coding sequences:
- the LOC141428392 gene encoding D-glucuronyl C5-epimerase-like, with amino-acid sequence MKSAHLLLNKQHRHGWNAPGLFKGAGMMAVRVNLRVALCALCAAVLALTLFWTRCGELSRPPVGSMLSNALTERSARAEIECSINGEYSIACRRDRDDVYVPFNFIRKYFEIYGKISSVDGIEKFEWSHSYSKVYHPKKKYDPRGTFTTFENYNVEVRDRVKCVSGIEGVPVSTQWEPRGFYYPTQIAQFGLSHYSKNLTEPEPRTRYIEDSDKHLENWIVSKDATMSREFDVKAQSKVLKFSTSEQASSQVWLKVNISQDFVLGVDLLLRPNSSLTVVLQNKERKETAYLHYVTNTQLIYAQEEHVYHGVGTEASWRRLTRDLVVDLQKGWALLDRPKRKSPRNKFKISSIILSGNGALDNLTISTSAHMEQFYAAARWLARRQRGRSGGWPIPVRRRIAPGLADLKPGWHSAMSQGHGISLLARAFHRSGDAAYLRAAKKALYMLDVPSHAGGVKALWMDKYVWYEEYPTRPPLFVLNGFIYTLLGLYDLHAIEGENSISLAKKMFDDGMTSLKTLLPLFDTGSGSFYDLRHFTLGASPNIARWDYHATHVNQLYLLAGLDDDPILINTAKRWEGYMQGKRAAHN